A window of Nitrospirota bacterium genomic DNA:
CATTAAAAAGCGCCTTCCCTTTTACTGCATCACCCGCTGCAAAGGCAAACGAAAAAACCAGTCCAAGCACAACCAGAGAAAGCATCACAATCTTCGCAATCTTCATTATTTCTTCACCTCCCTTCGAATTACACGTTGTTCGTAGTTTACTACTCACCTCGGAAGGGTGCAACATATTTTCGAAGCAGGTCCTGTTTCTTGATTCCCTGTTCTTTTGATATAATGTTTGTATACTTCTAAACTATTTCGACAGACGGAGGAACCATGATCTCAAATGCTGTTGCAACCGCAATCAAGATGGAAACAGACGCCATTGCGTTTTATGAAGAGTCTGCCAATAGAGCTCACCATGCCTTTGGCAAGGAGATGTTCAGGGGCTTCGTAAAGGACGAGAAGAGGCATTTGGCCATGCTTCAGAACCTGTTCAAGGGTCTCGGACTTACGGAGAATTTCGCCAGCCCAAGGGAGGAGATCAAGACCGTTTTCAGCATGCTCAGGGACCAGATGATGCAGAGGGCAGAGGCCATTCAGAGCGAGATGGATGCGCTCAAGATCGCGCTTGAGATGGAAAAAGCAGGTTTTGATTTTTATCAAAAGGCCGCAGCCAACGCTCCTTCGCCGGAGGAAAAGAAACTTTTCGAGCGCCTTACGATTGAAGAGAACGACCATTTTTCTATACTCAATGAAACCTATACATTTCTTGAGAATACCGGTCAGTGGTTCATGTATGAAGAGAGAGGAATACTTGAAGGATAATCAGGATAAGGAGATTAAATCATGAAAGCTGTTCAGATAAAGCCGGATATCTATTGGGTTGGAGCAATCGACTGGGGGGTTCGTGACTTTCACGGCTATATAACCCCAAACGGCACGACCTACAATAACTACCTGATCGTTGACAGGGACATCACCCTCATTGACACGGTGAAACACGATTTTTCGGAGATCACGGTCGACAATATTAAAAGTATTATAGACCCATCACAGATAAAGAATCTCGTGATTAATCATATCGAACCTGATCACGTAAGCAGCATCGACAAGATCATGGATCTTTGCCCAAACGCGATGATCTACATCACGGACAAGGGGAAAAAGGGGCTTGACCGGCATTTTGATACATCAAAGTGGCAGTTTACGATTGTCAAGACCGGTGATACCCTCAGCACCGGAAAATATACGATCACGTTCCTCGAAACACCGATGCTGCACTGGCCGGACTCCAGGATGAGGTATATTAAAGAGGCAAAGCTCCTTCTCTCCCAGGACGCCTTTGGCCAGCACCTCGCAACCGCAGCCCGTTTTGATGATGAGTTTGTTGAATGCGCCTCACACTCGGATCTTTATGAAGCAGTAGTCGAGTATTATGCAAATATCCTGATGCCGTTTGGCAACCTCATCAAGAATAAAATCGCGGAAGTCCAGAAACTGGGACTTGATTTTGATATGATCGCTCCTGACCACGGCGTCATCTGGAGGGGAGCACCCGGAAAGGTCATTCAGGACTACCTTGACATGGCAAACGGCAAGGCAGCACTCAGAGTCGCTGTCATTTACGATACGATGTGGCACAGCACCGAACATATGACGTACCCTCTCATGCAGGGCATCCAGGACGCCGGCGTTGACTGCAAGATCATAAAGCTGCGGGCAACACCGATGAGCGTTGCGATCAAGGAGTTCTGGAAATCGCGCGGCTGCCTCATCGGCACTCCGACGCTGAACAATATCATGTTCCCGTCAGTTGCCGAATTTCTTACCCACCTTCGCGGCCTCAGACCAAAAAACCGCATTACAGGCGCTTTCGGAAGCTTTGGATGGGGAGGCGGCGCCGTGAAGGATGCATACGAAGATTTCAAGCGCATGGGTCTTGAAATCGTAGAGCCGGGCATTCAAGTCCAATACAGACCGTCGGCTGCCGATGATGAGGCGTGTTATGAGTTTGGAAAAGCATTTGCCCAAAAGGTAAAAGAATACCATTCGAAATTCTAGGTACTCAGGGTCTGCGAGAGGGAAGGCATGAGGACCTTCCCTCCTCCGCAATTCATCCAGCTTTATCCAACGATCCGCTGCAACCAGAGCTGCTCCTTCTGCTTTAATGCCTCAGTCGAATATCGAAAGGACCTTACGCCTGAAGATGCGCTAAACCTTCTCGATATCATGATGGATCTCGGCATACATAACCTTGACATTATGGGGGGTGAGCCGTTTCTGCTGCATTGGATGCCATCATTTATCCACGAGGCAGTCAACCGAGGGATCGTGGTGAATGTCAGCACCAATGGCAGCTTACCGGAAGTCATGGAAGCGTTCAGGGGACTAAATCATGAAAAGATCAATATCGGCATTTCACTTGAAGGCAGCACTGCTCATACGCACAACGGTCTGACCAGTGCAGCGCATTTTGAAAGGGCGGTATCAAGTATCAGCACACTTGTTTCGATGGGGTTGAACCCGGTCGTTAAAACCGTTGTAACCAAAGCAACCCTGCCCGACATTCAGCCCATTATACACCTGCTGCATACCATGGGCGTCAAACGCTATTACCTGATCCATATGGATCTTCTCTCAAAAAATGACAGCTCTCACCAGTCAGCCATCAGTTACCCGGATTTTCTGGATTTTTATTATGCGGTCAGATCTGCCAACAGAACCCTTGAGATAAACAGGGTAAATGCCTCGTGCTTTGAGAAGGGGTCTCTGGCAAAAGGCGTGCGCTGTGCAGGCGGTGTGCGAAAACTGGCAGTCATGCCGGATGGCTCGGTCTATCCCTGCAACCTGTTTCTGCATGCCCCTGAATTCAATCTCGGCAATATTTTCACCGATAAATTCACGACAATATGGAGCAGCCCAAAGCTCCGCTATTTTAGAACATTCGGGGGAAACAGCTGCAGGCTGAAGGCCTGCTCAAATTATGCGTCCTGCACCGGTGGATGCCCTGCACATGCCTTTTTTCATGGCAGGGGACTGCAGGGCACAGACATACGATGCACGGACAGGACTATTCCGTGATCTTCTTCCACCTTCTGTGGATCCAGAGCCAATCCGAAGGATATTTTTTTATGTATTCTTCTACCGGTTTTGAAAAGTTGATCGTATCGAGAAGAAGAGCGGTATCATTGTCATCGGTTGCAACCAGGGGAATCTCCTCCTGAATCTCGATATGATGCCCCTGCTCTGTTCTCCTGATAAAAAGCGGCAAAACAGCAGCTCCCGTCTTCCGGGCGATAACTGCAGGCGTTTTCATGGCATAGGCATTTTTACCGAGAAAATGAATGATAATGCCCTCAGATTTTACAACACTTTGATCCACAAGTAAGGCCACCGACTCGTTCTTCTTCAGTGATATGAGGAGCTGCTTGAGGGCTCCCTTTTTATAGATGATGCGGTTTCCATATTTTTCCCGTGTTCTTACGATAAACCTGTCTATGTATTCATTGTTCTGCTTTCTGGCAATGATACTGGCCCTGTCGACATTCATGGAAAGATAAGCAGCCATCAGCTCCCAGTTGCCGCAATGGCCCGTAATAAACATGATGCCCTTCCCCTTTTTTTGAGCCTTTCTGAAGTTCTCAACACCGGTCAGTTCGACCGTTCTGAATAGGGGGGCAGCAAACCCGTAATAGATTTTGTTCACTTCAACGACAAACCTGCCGAGATTCCGGAAATTGCGGCGGATTACCGCACGAGGATCTTCACTGAGGGTGATAGCTCCGCGCTCAATGGCAGCACGGAGGTTGTCGATTGCAATTGCTCTCCTGCTCTTCCAGAGCAGGTATATAAGCATACCAAGAAGATCTCCGACCCGGAGAGAAAGCCGGTA
This region includes:
- a CDS encoding ferritin family protein, yielding MISNAVATAIKMETDAIAFYEESANRAHHAFGKEMFRGFVKDEKRHLAMLQNLFKGLGLTENFASPREEIKTVFSMLRDQMMQRAEAIQSEMDALKIALEMEKAGFDFYQKAAANAPSPEEKKLFERLTIEENDHFSILNETYTFLENTGQWFMYEERGILEG
- a CDS encoding FprA family A-type flavoprotein, which encodes MKAVQIKPDIYWVGAIDWGVRDFHGYITPNGTTYNNYLIVDRDITLIDTVKHDFSEITVDNIKSIIDPSQIKNLVINHIEPDHVSSIDKIMDLCPNAMIYITDKGKKGLDRHFDTSKWQFTIVKTGDTLSTGKYTITFLETPMLHWPDSRMRYIKEAKLLLSQDAFGQHLATAARFDDEFVECASHSDLYEAVVEYYANILMPFGNLIKNKIAEVQKLGLDFDMIAPDHGVIWRGAPGKVIQDYLDMANGKAALRVAVIYDTMWHSTEHMTYPLMQGIQDAGVDCKIIKLRATPMSVAIKEFWKSRGCLIGTPTLNNIMFPSVAEFLTHLRGLRPKNRITGAFGSFGWGGGAVKDAYEDFKRMGLEIVEPGIQVQYRPSAADDEACYEFGKAFAQKVKEYHSKF
- a CDS encoding radical SAM protein translates to MRTFPPPQFIQLYPTIRCNQSCSFCFNASVEYRKDLTPEDALNLLDIMMDLGIHNLDIMGGEPFLLHWMPSFIHEAVNRGIVVNVSTNGSLPEVMEAFRGLNHEKINIGISLEGSTAHTHNGLTSAAHFERAVSSISTLVSMGLNPVVKTVVTKATLPDIQPIIHLLHTMGVKRYYLIHMDLLSKNDSSHQSAISYPDFLDFYYAVRSANRTLEINRVNASCFEKGSLAKGVRCAGGVRKLAVMPDGSVYPCNLFLHAPEFNLGNIFTDKFTTIWSSPKLRYFRTFGGNSCRLKACSNYASCTGGCPAHAFFHGRGLQGTDIRCTDRTIP
- a CDS encoding lysophospholipid acyltransferase family protein: MKRVRQFILFSFLVLATFPFAVLPYRLSLRVGDLLGMLIYLLWKSRRAIAIDNLRAAIERGAITLSEDPRAVIRRNFRNLGRFVVEVNKIYYGFAAPLFRTVELTGVENFRKAQKKGKGIMFITGHCGNWELMAAYLSMNVDRASIIARKQNNEYIDRFIVRTREKYGNRIIYKKGALKQLLISLKKNESVALLVDQSVVKSEGIIIHFLGKNAYAMKTPAVIARKTGAAVLPLFIRRTEQGHHIEIQEEIPLVATDDNDTALLLDTINFSKPVEEYIKKYPSDWLWIHRRWKKITE